The Raphanus sativus cultivar WK10039 unplaced genomic scaffold, ASM80110v3 Scaffold5022, whole genome shotgun sequence genome contains the following window.
AAGATCGCCAGCGGAGCCCTTTCCATAAAAGACATCTCTCACCAAACCGCTTCCGGTTTTCGCACCAGAGCCGCCAAGAACCTCGCCCTGCATCGTCTCCGATCTCACTCAACTCCGCCGTCCGTCGACGCTGACTCATTTCGTTACCTCCAGATCCGGAGCCGCCGTCTCGTCAAGCTTCCGTTACTCGCCGAGACAAAGAAACAACAGCAGAAACAGCTTATAAACAGTGTCGGTAAACGACAAACGACGAACCCTAGAGCCAACTCCGTGTCGTCAGAAGAGCCGACCACGAATCTGGAAGAAGATTGTGGTAGCAACTTGGTGAAATCGGAGTCTGGTTGTAGTCTTGGAGAGAAAGGTTCCGAGCTCGAATCAGGAGACAGGTAACTTTAGTGAAAATCTATATATTACTCTGTTTACAGACAGAGAGAGATAAT
Protein-coding sequences here:
- the LOC130507635 gene encoding cyclin-dependent kinase inhibitor 5-like; translated protein: MGKYIKKSKIASGALSIKDISHQTASGFRTRAAKNLALHRLRSHSTPPSVDADSFRYLQIRSRRLVKLPLLAETKKQQQKQLINSVGKRQTTNPRANSVSSEEPTTNLEEDCGSNLVKSESGCSLGEKGSELESGDRETTPCSLRRGSEEATQSVTSSNEIEDFFAFAEQQQQRCFAEKYNFDIVSENPLPGRYEWIKVVVP